The following proteins come from a genomic window of Dehalococcoidales bacterium:
- a CDS encoding AAA family ATPase, with protein sequence MRIIAIVGMAGSGKSEVARLFQENGYTRIRFGDVTDREVARRGLELNEENERHVRELLRREQGMDAYAKLNLPAIDAALKDSKVVIDGLYSWEEYTFLNDHYGADFYVVAVWASPKTRYARLTGRPERPLTVAEASSRDRAEIENVNKGGPIAMADVTIINEDSLAEMVATTKSVIDRLK encoded by the coding sequence ATGAGAATAATCGCAATTGTCGGGATGGCCGGCTCCGGAAAATCAGAGGTAGCCCGCCTGTTCCAGGAAAACGGCTACACCAGAATCCGGTTCGGTGATGTCACTGACCGGGAAGTAGCCCGCAGAGGCCTGGAGCTAAACGAGGAAAATGAGCGCCATGTCCGGGAACTGCTGCGCCGGGAACAGGGCATGGACGCCTATGCCAAACTGAACCTGCCCGCTATTGACGCCGCTCTGAAAGACAGCAAAGTGGTGATTGACGGTCTTTATTCCTGGGAAGAATATACTTTCCTCAATGACCATTACGGCGCCGATTTCTATGTGGTGGCGGTCTGGGCATCGCCCAAAACAAGGTACGCCCGGCTGACCGGCCGCCCGGAGCGTCCTCTGACCGTGGCGGAAGCCTCCAGCCGTGACCGGGCCGAAATTGAGAACGTCAACAAGGGCGGTCCCATCGCTATGGCTGATGTTACCATCATCAATGAGGACTCTCTAGCTGAGATGGTAGCGACAACCAAATCTGTTATCGACAGGCTGAAATGA